In Brachybacterium fresconis, the genomic stretch AGGCATCACGAACCCCCCGATCGACCGTCTCCTGGAGACCGTCGACTCCAAGTACGCGCTGGTGCTCTACGGCTCCCAGCGCGCCCGCCAGATCAACTCCTACTACTCGCAGCTCTCCGAGGGCCTGCTCGAGTTCGTCGGCCCGCTGGTGGACGTCGAGAACCAGGAGAAGGCGCTGTCGATCGCGCTCCGCGAGATCGACGAGGGTCTGCTGACGGTCCGCGAGATCGACGAGGCCGAGTACGCCGCGCAGAACGAGCCCGACCCGAACGCTCCGGCTCCGCTCAAGCTCGGCGACGACGCCCCGGAGATCCCGCCGGCCGACTTCTCCTTCTGATCACCCTCTGATCCCTGCCTGCCCCTGGGAGGCCCGATGAGCTCCGTGCCGCGCACCCTCGACGGTGCCCGCGTGCTGGTCGGTGTCGGGGGCGGCATCGCCGCCTACAAGACCGCGCACCTGGTGCGCGGTCTTGTCGGTTCCGGTGCCGACGTCCGCGTGCTTCCCACCGCTGCGTCCCTCGAGTTCGTGGGCGCCGCGACCTGGGAGGCGCTCAGCCACCACCCGGTCCTCACCTCCGTCTTCGAGGATGTCGACGAGGTGGCGCACGTGCGCTACGGCCAGGAAGCCGATCTGGTGGTGATCGCCCCGGCCACCGCCGACCTCCTCGCCCGGATGCGCATCGGCCGCGCCGACGATCTGCTCACCGCCTCGCTGCTGGTCACCCGGGCCCCCGTGGTGGTGGCCCCGGCGATGCACACCGAGATGTGGGAGCACCCCTCCACGCTCGAGAACGTGAGCGTCCTGCGCGAGCGCGGGATCACGGTGCTCGAACCGGCCGTCGGTCGCCTGACGGGTCCGGACTCCGGGCCCGGGCGCCTGCCGGAGCCCGAGGCCCTGCTCGAGGCTGCCCGCGCCGCGATCGCCGCCCCCCGGGACCCACGGGGCGGCGTCCTGCGGGATCTGGTCGGCCGCGAGCTGCTGATCACCGCGGGCGGCACCCGCGAGGATCTCGATCCGGTCCGCTTCCTCGCCAATCACTCCTCGGGTCGGCAGGGCTGGGCACTGGCCCACGCCGCCCTCGTGCGCGGTGCCCGGGTCCGCCTCGCCGCGGCCTCGGTCGATCTCGAGACCCCGCCGGGCGCCCGTCGCCTCGACGTCCGCAGCGCCGACGAGCTCGCCGAGACCGTCGCCGAGCACCGCGGGCAGGTGGACGCCTTGGTCATGGCCGCGGCTGTGGCTGATTTCACGGCCGCCGAACGGGCCGCGGAGAAGATCAAGAAGGACGACGCCGATGAGGACTCGGTGCCCTCCATCGCCCTGCGACGGACCGAGGACATCCTGCGGCGCAGCGTCCTGGACCGCGGGGACGCCGCCCGTCCGGCGATCGTGGGCTTCGCCGCCGAGACCGGCGGTCACGGCGCCTCCGCCCTGGAGCTGGCCCGGGCCAAGGCCCGCCGCAAGGGGGCGGATCTGCTGGTCTTCAACGACGTGACCGCCGGGGTGTTCGGATCCTCGGACAACGCGGTGCGCATCCTGGACCGTGACGGGCAGGAGCGGTCCGAGGTCGCCGGGAGCAAGATCGCGGTCGCCCACGCCGTGATCGACGAGCTCGCCTCCGTGCTGCCGCCCGTATCCTGGTCGGCATGACCTCCAGCGAGCTGCGCACCTTCACCTCGGAGTCCGTCACCGAGGGACACCCGGACAAGATCTGCGACCAGATCTCCGACGCGATCCTCGACGATCTGCTGACCCAGGACCGAGGGGCCCGCGTGGCCGTGGAGACCATGGTGACCACCGGCCTCGTCCACGTCGCCGGGGAGGTCCGTACCACCGGGTACAGCGATGTGGCCACCATCGTGCGCGACGTGATCCGCGGCATCGGCTACGACTCCTCCGAGAAGGGCTTCGACGCGGACTCCTGCGGCATCGAGGTCTCCATCGGCGCGCAGTCCCCGGACATCGCCCAGGGAGTGGACACCTCCTTCGAGTCCCGCGGCGACGCGGCGGCGGAGGCCTTCGCCCGCCTCGGTGCCGGCGACCAGGGCCTGATGTTCGGCTACGCCTGCCACGACACCCCCGAGCTGATGCCGCTGCCGATCCATGCCGCCCACCGCCTCACCGCGAACCTCTCGACCGCCCGGCACGACGGCGTGCTGCCCTACCTGCGGCCCGACGGGAAGACGCAGGTCTCCATCGGCTACGACGAGGAGGGCGTCGCGCGCAGCGTCGAGGCCGTCGTCGTCTCGACCCAGCACAGCGAGGAGGTCGACTTGGGCAGCCAGCTCGCGCCGGCCATCTCGAAGGTGGTCATCGCCCCGGTGCTCGAGGACCTCGCCTCCCTCGGCCTGGACGTCTCGGACGTCACCACCCACATCAACCCCTCCGGCCGCTTCGTGCTCGGCGGGCCCAAGGGCGATGCCGGCCTGACCGGCCGCAAGATCATCGTCGACACCTACGGGGGCATGGCCCGTCACGGCGGCGGCGCCTTCTCCGGCAAGGATCCCTCGAAGGTGGACCGCTCGGGTGCCTACGCGATGCGCTGGGTGGCCAAGAACATCGTCGCCGCAGGTCTCGCGGACCGCTGCGAGGTCCAGGTCGCCTACGCCATCGGGGTCGCGGAGCCCGTCGGCCTGTACGTCGAGACCTTCGGCACCGCGCATCGGCCCGCCCACCAGATCGCCGCCGCGGTGCGGAAGGTCTTCGACCTGCGTCCCGCCGCCCTGATCGACGCCCTGGACCTGCTGCGCCCGATCTATGCCCAGACCTCGATCCACGGCCACTTCGGCCGCGAGCTGCCGGACTTCACCTGGGAGCGCACTGATCGCGCCCAGGAGCTGGAGCGCGCTCTGTGACCGCCGCGAACACTGCTGCTGCCGCGTCCGGCCTCGATCCGGAGCTGGCCGCGCGCCTGAAGCGTGACGGGGCCGGACTGATCACCGCCGTCGTCCAGGACGCGAGCGATGAGCGCGTGCTGATGGTCGGCTGGATGGACGACGAGGCCCTCGCCCGCACCCTGCGCTCCGGGCGGGCCACCTACTGGTCCCGCTCCCGGGGCGAGTACTGGCGCAAGGGAGACACCAGCGGACACGTCCAGTGGGTGCGCTCGGTCGCGCTCGACTGCGACGGCGACACCCTGCTGGTCCGCGTCGACCAGGTCGGCGCCGCCTGCCATCGCGGCACCGACACCTGTTTCGACGGCGGTGACCTCGGCGCCGTCGTCCTGGACCCCACGGAGCGCACCGCATGACCGACCGTCCCCTGACCGCTGCGGACGCCGTCCCGAGCGGCGAGGCGTACCCCGAACGGGTGGCCGGCCGCGAGGGCGATGCCCTCGGCCGCATCCATCCCGACCGCGAGACCTTCCGCGCTCTCGCCGCGCGCCAGCGCGTGGTCCCCGTCAGCGTGCGCCTGCTGGCCGACGAGGACACCCCGGTGTCCCTGTACCGCCGCCTGACCGCGGACGGCGACGCGCGGGGCACCTTCCTGCTCGAATCGGCCGGGGAGGGGGAAGCCTCCCGCTACTCCATCATCGGCACCCGCGCCCGCGCCGTGCTCACCGAACGCGAGGGCCGGGCCCACTGGAGAGGCGACGTGCCCGCCGGGGTCCCGACCGACGGCAGTCCCGTCGAGGCGCTCCGCGCGGTCACCAGCGCCTTCCGTGCCGCCCGCCAGGCGCATCTGCCACCGTTCTCCGGGGGCATGGTCGGCTTCATCGCCTATGACGCGGTCCGCCACTGGGAGAAGCTCGAGGACGCCCCGCCCGACGAGGTGGGACTGCCGGACGTCTCGATGCTCCTGGCCCAGGACGTCGTCGTCCACGACGCCCACGACTCCACGGTGGTGCTGGTCGCCAACGCGCTGAACCTCAACGCCACGGACGACGGCGTCGATGCCGCCTACGACGACGCCCTCGCCCGACTCGAGACGATGCGGGAGCGGCTGCGCACCCCGCTCAGCAGCTCGGCGATGGTCTACGAGACCGTCCGCGACCTCGACCCCGAGGTCCGCACCGCCCGGCTCGACTACGAGCGCGCCGTGCACGAGGCCGTCCGCGACATCATCGACGGGGACATCTTCCAGGTCGTCCCCTCGCAGCGCTTCTCCCTGCCCGTCGCGGCCGATCCGCTGGACGTGTACCGGGTGCTGCGACGGATGAACCCCAGCCCCTACATGTACCTGCTGCGCACGGTCGATGCCGACGGCACCGGGATCGACGTCGTCGGCGCGAGTCCCGAATCGCTGGTGACGGTGCGCGGACGGACGGCGACCACCCACCCCATCGCCGGCTCCCGCCCCCGCGGGGACACGCCCGAACAGGACGAACGGCTCGGCAGCGAACTGCTGGCGGACCCCAAGGAGCGCTCCGAGCACCTGATGCTGGTCGATCTCGCCCGCAACGACCTGCAGAAGTTCTGCGACCCGGGCACCGTGGTGGTGCGGGACTTCATGCACCTGCAGCGCTTCAGCCACATCCAGCACATCGTCTCCACCGTCACCGGGCACATCCGCGAAGACGCCCTGGCCTACGACGCGCTGCGCGCCACCTTCCCGGCCGGCACCCTCTCCGGGGCACCGAAACCCTCGGCGATGCGGATCATCGACCGCCTGGAGCCGGTGCGTCGCGGCGTCTACGGCGGGACGGTCGGCTACATCGACTTCGCCGGGGACATGGACATGGCGATCGCCATCCGCACCGCCGTGCTCAAGGACGGCACGGCCCACGTCCAGGCCGGCGGGGGAGTGGTGGCGGACTCCGACGCCACCATGGAGTACCGCGAGACCCAGTCGAAAGCGGCCGCAGCCCTCCGCGCCGTCGCCTCCGCCGACACTCTGCGCCCAGCATGAGCACACCGAGTTCCCCGACCTCCCCGGCTCCGTCGGACACGGAGGCCCCGCGCCGTCCCCGCCGGGCCCCGAGCCGCCGCGTGACCGTGCTCGCGGGGACCGTCGCCGGCGCCGCACTGGCCGGCGCCACCCGCACCACCTGGGCCCAGGCCACCGCCCCCGATCTCACCGGGTCCGCCCAGCAGGTGGCCGTGACCGGCTCGGACGCGGCCCCGACGGTGCTCGCCCTCGGGCTGGTCGCCCTGGCCGCCGCCCTGACCACCTCCCTGTCCTCGACCTGGGTCCGCTTCGTCACCGGCCCGGTGCTCCTGGCCGCCGGACTGGGCGCGGGCTGGTCCGCTCTCGCGGTGGTCCTGGACCCGACCGGCGCCTCCGGGTCGGCCACGGCCACGGCCACCGGGGTCGTCGGCGGGCAGGTGCAGGCCACGGCCACCTCCTGGCCGCTGCTGACGCTGATCCCGGCGCTGGCGGTCGCCGCGGTCGGGGCCCTCGTGCTGCTGGTCGGCCGCACCTGGCCGGTGCGCACCCGCTATCGCAGCGCCGCCGTCGCCGTCGCCGCGACCGCGGACCCGGAGACGGACCCGGCCGCCGCCTGGGACGCGCTGACCCGAGGAGAGGACCCGAGCACCGAGGACGATCCGGGCGACGAGGACGACCCGAGCGACGAAGACGACCCGAGCACCGGGCGGGACGAGACCGGTCCCACCGCCGCGCGGTGATCGCCCTCACGGCGCGTGCGAGCGCCCCCCGCCGTCCCGTGGCGCTTCGCCGATACTCACCCGATGACGTGGCACAATGGCCTCGACCGGGACCCTGACTGGAGAAGGATCATGACCAAGACCTACGCCGTGCCTCCGCCCCCGCCCCACAACGAGGGCAAGACCGTGGCCGCCTACACGCTCAACTACGGCGTGGTGCTCGGATCGGTCGTCCTGGCGTTCGGGATGGTCCTGTCCATGATGCTGCTGGTCTGGATCGGCGCCGGCGTGATCGCCGCCGCGATCGTGCTCGGCATCGTGCTGTCCCTGGCCGGACTCGGCCAGCCCCGCCGTCGACCCTCCGAGGCCGAAGCGCGGTGACCCAGGTCGTGGGCGACCGGCGCGGCGCCGCCGCGCAGGATGCCCCCGCCCGCGGCCCGCGCAGGGCGCTGCTGCCCCTGGCCGTCGTGGTCGGCGGCCTCGCGCTCGCCCTGACGGTCCAGCAGGTCTTCGACCCGTTCCGCACCGACATCCCGCTGTGCGCCGTCCACCACCTCACGGGGCTGTACTGCCCGGGATGCGGCGCGATCCGCGGCGTCCACGCCCTGCTCGCCGGCGACCTGCTGCTCGCCCTGCGCAGCAACGCGCTGATCATGGTGGCCATGCCCGTGACGGCCCTGCTCATCGGGATCTGGACCCGCCACCGCATCCAGGGCAGGTCGACCACCGTGCCGCTCCCGCGCCCGCTGGCCATCGCACTGCTGGCCGCGATCGCCCTGTTCACCGTGCTGCGCAACGTCCCGGCCTTCTGGTTCATCGCCCCGATCTCCTACATCGGCGCCTGAACCCACCACCCCGTCGGCCCGCCGCGGACGACCGACCCCACCGCTGCAGGAGGCATCCGTGATCACCACCGGAACCGTGCTCGATACGATCATCGCCGGAGTGCGCGAGGATCTCGAGTCCCGCCGGGCCCGCATCCCCGACGCCGAAATCGCCGAGCTGGCCCGCGCGGCCGCTCCCGCCCGCGACGCCCGCGCGGCACTGGTCGGGGACGGCACCACCCTGGGCCTGATCGCCGAGGTGAAGCGTTCGAGCCCCTCCAAGGGGGCGCTCGCGGACATTCCGGAGCCCGCCGACCTCGCCGGGATCTACGCCGACAGCGGCGCGAGCGCGATCAGCGTCCTGACCGAGCGGCGCCGCTTCCGCGGCTCGCTGGCGGATCTCGACGCCGTGCGCGAGCGCGTCGGCGCGCCGGTGCTGCGCAAGGACTTCGTGGTCGAGCCCTACCAGGTGCTCGAAGCGCGCGCCCACGGCGCCGACCTGGTGCTGCTGATCGTCGCCGCCCTCGAGGACGCCGCGCTGCGCGAGCTGCACGACCTGGTCACCGAGCTCGGCATGACGGCGCTGGTCGAGACCCACACCGACGCCGAGCTGGATCGCGCCCTCGCCCTGGGCGCCGACGTCATCGGCGTCAACGCCCGCAACCTCAAGACGCTCGACGTGGACCTCGACCGCGCCGCCGCCCTGCTGCGCCGGATCCCGGCCGGACCGCTGGCGATCGGCGAGTCCGCGGTCGCGACCGTCGCGGACGTGGAGGCCTACGCCGCCGCCGGCGCCGACGCGGTCCTGGTCGGGGAGGCCCTGGTGACCTCCGGGGACCCCGCCGGCTCCGTCGCCGCGTTCCGTCAGGTGGCCCGCCGCGGCCGCCCCGTCCCGCAAGGAGCCCAGGCATGAGCACACCCCAGCCCTCGGACCCCCGTCCCGTGGTCACCGATCTCGCCCGACCCGAGGGAGAGCTGCGCTCCGAGGAGGGCCCCTACTTCGGCGACTTCGGCGGCCGGTTCCTGCCCGAAGCCCTGGTCCCCGCGCTCGACGAGCTGCGCGAGACCTACGAGAAGGCCGTGCTGGACCCCGAGTTCGTCGCCGAGCTGCAGCGCCTGGCGCGCGAGTACACCGGGCGCCCCTCGCTGCTGACGGAGGCCCCGCGCTTCTCCCGCCTCGCCGGCGGCGCCCGGATCCTGCTCAAGCGCGAGGACCTCAACCACACCGGCAGCCACAAGATCAACAACGTCCTGGGCCAGGCGCTGCTGACGGTGCGCATGGGCAAGACCCGTGTGATCGCGGAGACCGGCGCCGGCCAGCACGGGGTCGCCACCGCCACCGCGGCCGCCCTGTTCGGCCTGGACTGCACGATCTACATGGGCGAGGAGGACACCGAGCGCCAGGCGCTGAACGTGGCCCGCATGCGTCTGCTGGGAGCCGACGTGGTGCCCGTGACGCAGGGGTCGCGCACCCTCAAGGACGCCATCAACGAGGCCTTCCGCGACTGGGTCGCCAACGTGGACACCACGCATTACCTCCTGGGCACGGTCGCCGGCCCGCACCCCTTCCCGGTGATGGTCCGGGACTTCCACCGCATCATCGGCGAGGAGGCCCGCGCCCAGACGCTCGAGGTGGCCGGCCGCCTGCCCGATGCCGTTCTCGCCTGCGTCGGCGGCGGCTCCAACGCGATGGGCATCTTCCACGCCTTCCTCGACGACGTCGACCCGCTGGTGCGGCTGATCGGCTGCGAGGCGGGCGGCGACGGCGTCGCGACCGGCCGCCACAGCGCGACCATCGGCGGCGGCTCCCCGGGCGTCCTCCACGGCGCCCGCAGCTTCGTCATGCAGGACGAGGACGGCCAGACCATCCCCTCGCACTCGGTCTCCGCCGGGCTGGACTATCCCAGCGTCGGCCCCGAGCACGCCTGGCTCGCCAACATCGGCCGCGCCGAGTACCGCGCCGTGGACGACGAGGCGGCCATGGAGGCCTTCGCGCTGCTGTCGATGACCGAGGGCATCATGCCGGCGATCGAGTCGGCGCACGCCCTGGCCGGCGCCCTCGAGCTGGGTCGCGATCTGGGCGAGGACGCCGTGATCCTGGTGAGCCTCTCGGGCCGCGGGGACAAGGACGTCGACACCGCGTCGCGCTGGTTCGGCCTGGTGGGGGAGGACCCCGCCCGCGCCGATCTCCAGGCGCTGCGCGAGAGAGCCCGCGCCACCAGTGATCTCACCGACCCGACGGAGAAGCGATGATCGCCCCCGACACCCACCGCCTGCGCGCGGCCGATGCCATCGATCGCGCCCGCGCCGAGGACCGCGCCGCCCTGATCGGCTACCTGCCCGTCGGCTATCCGGACGTCGCCGGTTCGATCGAGGCCGCTCGGGTGCTCATCGACCACGGCGCCGACATGATCGAGCTGGGCCTGCCCTACTCCGACCCGGTGATGGACGGCCCCGTCATCCAGCGCGCCGCCTCGGCGGCGCTGGCGGGCGGCGTGCGCACCCGCCACGTGCTCGAGGCGGTCGAGGCCCTCTCCGGCCGCGGCGCGGCGATCCTGGTGATGTCCTACTGGAACCCGGTCCTCGCCTACGGGCCCAGCGCCTTCGCCCGGGACCTGGCGGCCGCCGGCGGTGCCGGTCTGATCACCCCGGACCTGATCCCCGACGAGGGCGCGGACTGGATCGCGGCCAGCGAGGAGCATGCCGTGGACCGCGTGTTCCTGGTCGCCCCCAGCTCCCCGCCGGACCGTCTCGCCCATGTGGTATCGCACACACGCGGCTTCGTCTACGCCGCCAGCACCATGGGGGTCACCGGCACCCGGGCCAGCGTGTCCGCGGCGACCGAAGGCCTGGTCCAGCGCACCCGCGCGGCCGGGGCGGAGAACGTCTGCGTCGGTCTCGGCGTCTCCGACGGTGACCAGGCCGCTGAGGTGGGAGCGTATTCTGATGGAGTGATCGTCGGATCCGCCTTCGTGCGGCCGCTGATCGAGCACGAAGGCGACGCCCCGGCGACCCGCACCGCCCTGGCCGCGGTGGCCGACGACCTGCGCTCCGGCGTGGAGCGCGCCCGCACCCCCCGATGACCCCCGGCCCGCACCGCAGAACGATCGGACCACCCAGGACAAGGAGAGCCCGGCGATGATCCCCAGCCCGCCCATCTCCTCGATCTCCCTCGGCCCGCTCACGATCCACTTCTACGCGATCTGCATCCTCGCCGGCATCGGCCTCGCCCTGTGGTGGGCCACCAAGCGCTGGGAGGCCCGCGGCGGCAACGGCGACGACCTCTTCGACATCGTCTTCGTGGCCGTGATCGCCGGCATCGTGGGTTCCCGCATCTGGCACGTGCTGACCTCCCCGGAGCCGTTCTTCGGCCCCGGCGGCGACCCGCTCGCCGTGCTCTACATCTGGCAGGGAGGGCTGGCCATCTACGGCGGCGTCGCCGGCGGTGCCCTCGCGGTGTGGATCATGGCGCGGGTGAAGAAGGTGTCCTTCATCGCCCTGGCGGACACCATCGGCCCCACCCTCCTGGTCGCCCAGATCCTGGGCCGCTTCGGCAACTGGTTCAACCAGGAGCTCTACGGCCCCGAGACCGACGCCTGGTGGGGCTGGGACGTCACCTGCGTGACCAACGGACAGAGCATCGGCGGCTGCGTGCCGGGCACCTACCACCCCACCTTCCTGTACGAGCAGCTGTGGATGCTCGCCGGCCTCGGCGTCCTGCTGGTGATCAGCCGCCGCTTCCAGCTCGCCGGCGGACGCATCTTCTGGGCGTACGTCGGCATCTACTCCATCGGCCGCGCCGGGATCGACGCGATCCGCTCCGAGCCGGTGCTGATGGTCGGCCCCCTGCGCATCCACACCCTGGTCGCGATCATCCTGGCGCTGGTCGCCATCGCTGTGTTCACCCACCTCACGATGCGCAGGCGTCGCCGCGGCGGCGAGGTCGTCGCCGCCGACGGCTCCTTCGAGATGACCGCCCAGACAGCCGGGAACGGTCCCGACGAGGACGAGGTCGAGAAGTCCGGGACGCCCCCCTCCCGGGGCGAGGACCCTGCCCCCGGACCCTAGGCACGCAGCACCCCGCGCGAGAGAGATCGCCGGAACGAGGAGCGTGCCCGGGCCCGGGCACGCGTCCGCATCCGACGTCCTCGCACCGGCCGCTCACCCGGAAGGGCCTCGCGCTCATGCTGCCTCTCGATTCCCGCTTCTCCCGTCTGCCCGCCCCGCAGGGGCTCTACCGCCCGGAGTCCGAGACCGACTCCTGCGGTGTGGCCATGGTCGCCACCCTCCGCGGTCGCCCCGGCCACGACATCGTCACCCACGCGCTGACCGCATTGCGCAATCTCGAGCACCGTGGCGCCGTCGGAGCCGAAGAGGCCACCGGCGACGGAACCGGCATCATGGTCCAGCTGCCCGACGGCTTCCTGCGCGA encodes the following:
- the rpoZ gene encoding DNA-directed RNA polymerase subunit omega; the protein is MAGTVAQPEGITNPPIDRLLETVDSKYALVLYGSQRARQINSYYSQLSEGLLEFVGPLVDVENQEKALSIALREIDEGLLTVREIDEAEYAAQNEPDPNAPAPLKLGDDAPEIPPADFSF
- the coaBC gene encoding bifunctional phosphopantothenoylcysteine decarboxylase/phosphopantothenate--cysteine ligase CoaBC, whose amino-acid sequence is MSSVPRTLDGARVLVGVGGGIAAYKTAHLVRGLVGSGADVRVLPTAASLEFVGAATWEALSHHPVLTSVFEDVDEVAHVRYGQEADLVVIAPATADLLARMRIGRADDLLTASLLVTRAPVVVAPAMHTEMWEHPSTLENVSVLRERGITVLEPAVGRLTGPDSGPGRLPEPEALLEAARAAIAAPRDPRGGVLRDLVGRELLITAGGTREDLDPVRFLANHSSGRQGWALAHAALVRGARVRLAAASVDLETPPGARRLDVRSADELAETVAEHRGQVDALVMAAAVADFTAAERAAEKIKKDDADEDSVPSIALRRTEDILRRSVLDRGDAARPAIVGFAAETGGHGASALELARAKARRKGADLLVFNDVTAGVFGSSDNAVRILDRDGQERSEVAGSKIAVAHAVIDELASVLPPVSWSA
- the metK gene encoding methionine adenosyltransferase; protein product: MTSSELRTFTSESVTEGHPDKICDQISDAILDDLLTQDRGARVAVETMVTTGLVHVAGEVRTTGYSDVATIVRDVIRGIGYDSSEKGFDADSCGIEVSIGAQSPDIAQGVDTSFESRGDAAAEAFARLGAGDQGLMFGYACHDTPELMPLPIHAAHRLTANLSTARHDGVLPYLRPDGKTQVSIGYDEEGVARSVEAVVVSTQHSEEVDLGSQLAPAISKVVIAPVLEDLASLGLDVSDVTTHINPSGRFVLGGPKGDAGLTGRKIIVDTYGGMARHGGGAFSGKDPSKVDRSGAYAMRWVAKNIVAAGLADRCEVQVAYAIGVAEPVGLYVETFGTAHRPAHQIAAAVRKVFDLRPAALIDALDLLRPIYAQTSIHGHFGRELPDFTWERTDRAQELERAL
- the hisI gene encoding phosphoribosyl-AMP cyclohydrolase is translated as MTAANTAAAASGLDPELAARLKRDGAGLITAVVQDASDERVLMVGWMDDEALARTLRSGRATYWSRSRGEYWRKGDTSGHVQWVRSVALDCDGDTLLVRVDQVGAACHRGTDTCFDGGDLGAVVLDPTERTA
- a CDS encoding anthranilate synthase component I; the encoded protein is MTDRPLTAADAVPSGEAYPERVAGREGDALGRIHPDRETFRALAARQRVVPVSVRLLADEDTPVSLYRRLTADGDARGTFLLESAGEGEASRYSIIGTRARAVLTEREGRAHWRGDVPAGVPTDGSPVEALRAVTSAFRAARQAHLPPFSGGMVGFIAYDAVRHWEKLEDAPPDEVGLPDVSMLLAQDVVVHDAHDSTVVLVANALNLNATDDGVDAAYDDALARLETMRERLRTPLSSSAMVYETVRDLDPEVRTARLDYERAVHEAVRDIIDGDIFQVVPSQRFSLPVAADPLDVYRVLRRMNPSPYMYLLRTVDADGTGIDVVGASPESLVTVRGRTATTHPIAGSRPRGDTPEQDERLGSELLADPKERSEHLMLVDLARNDLQKFCDPGTVVVRDFMHLQRFSHIQHIVSTVTGHIREDALAYDALRATFPAGTLSGAPKPSAMRIIDRLEPVRRGVYGGTVGYIDFAGDMDMAIAIRTAVLKDGTAHVQAGGGVVADSDATMEYRETQSKAAAALRAVASADTLRPA
- a CDS encoding Trp biosynthesis-associated membrane protein — protein: MSTPSSPTSPAPSDTEAPRRPRRAPSRRVTVLAGTVAGAALAGATRTTWAQATAPDLTGSAQQVAVTGSDAAPTVLALGLVALAAALTTSLSSTWVRFVTGPVLLAAGLGAGWSALAVVLDPTGASGSATATATGVVGGQVQATATSWPLLTLIPALAVAAVGALVLLVGRTWPVRTRYRSAAVAVAATADPETDPAAAWDALTRGEDPSTEDDPGDEDDPSDEDDPSTGRDETGPTAAR
- a CDS encoding HGxxPAAW family protein; protein product: MTKTYAVPPPPPHNEGKTVAAYTLNYGVVLGSVVLAFGMVLSMMLLVWIGAGVIAAAIVLGIVLSLAGLGQPRRRPSEAEAR
- a CDS encoding DUF2752 domain-containing protein, with protein sequence MTQVVGDRRGAAAQDAPARGPRRALLPLAVVVGGLALALTVQQVFDPFRTDIPLCAVHHLTGLYCPGCGAIRGVHALLAGDLLLALRSNALIMVAMPVTALLIGIWTRHRIQGRSTTVPLPRPLAIALLAAIALFTVLRNVPAFWFIAPISYIGA
- the trpC gene encoding indole-3-glycerol phosphate synthase TrpC, with translation MITTGTVLDTIIAGVREDLESRRARIPDAEIAELARAAAPARDARAALVGDGTTLGLIAEVKRSSPSKGALADIPEPADLAGIYADSGASAISVLTERRRFRGSLADLDAVRERVGAPVLRKDFVVEPYQVLEARAHGADLVLLIVAALEDAALRELHDLVTELGMTALVETHTDAELDRALALGADVIGVNARNLKTLDVDLDRAAALLRRIPAGPLAIGESAVATVADVEAYAAAGADAVLVGEALVTSGDPAGSVAAFRQVARRGRPVPQGAQA
- the trpB gene encoding tryptophan synthase subunit beta, with product MSTPQPSDPRPVVTDLARPEGELRSEEGPYFGDFGGRFLPEALVPALDELRETYEKAVLDPEFVAELQRLAREYTGRPSLLTEAPRFSRLAGGARILLKREDLNHTGSHKINNVLGQALLTVRMGKTRVIAETGAGQHGVATATAAALFGLDCTIYMGEEDTERQALNVARMRLLGADVVPVTQGSRTLKDAINEAFRDWVANVDTTHYLLGTVAGPHPFPVMVRDFHRIIGEEARAQTLEVAGRLPDAVLACVGGGSNAMGIFHAFLDDVDPLVRLIGCEAGGDGVATGRHSATIGGGSPGVLHGARSFVMQDEDGQTIPSHSVSAGLDYPSVGPEHAWLANIGRAEYRAVDDEAAMEAFALLSMTEGIMPAIESAHALAGALELGRDLGEDAVILVSLSGRGDKDVDTASRWFGLVGEDPARADLQALRERARATSDLTDPTEKR
- the trpA gene encoding tryptophan synthase subunit alpha, with amino-acid sequence MIAPDTHRLRAADAIDRARAEDRAALIGYLPVGYPDVAGSIEAARVLIDHGADMIELGLPYSDPVMDGPVIQRAASAALAGGVRTRHVLEAVEALSGRGAAILVMSYWNPVLAYGPSAFARDLAAAGGAGLITPDLIPDEGADWIAASEEHAVDRVFLVAPSSPPDRLAHVVSHTRGFVYAASTMGVTGTRASVSAATEGLVQRTRAAGAENVCVGLGVSDGDQAAEVGAYSDGVIVGSAFVRPLIEHEGDAPATRTALAAVADDLRSGVERARTPR
- the lgt gene encoding prolipoprotein diacylglyceryl transferase; translation: MIPSPPISSISLGPLTIHFYAICILAGIGLALWWATKRWEARGGNGDDLFDIVFVAVIAGIVGSRIWHVLTSPEPFFGPGGDPLAVLYIWQGGLAIYGGVAGGALAVWIMARVKKVSFIALADTIGPTLLVAQILGRFGNWFNQELYGPETDAWWGWDVTCVTNGQSIGGCVPGTYHPTFLYEQLWMLAGLGVLLVISRRFQLAGGRIFWAYVGIYSIGRAGIDAIRSEPVLMVGPLRIHTLVAIILALVAIAVFTHLTMRRRRRGGEVVAADGSFEMTAQTAGNGPDEDEVEKSGTPPSRGEDPAPGP